In Acidimicrobiales bacterium, a single window of DNA contains:
- a CDS encoding Zn-dependent alcohol dehydrogenase codes for MVRAAVLTALGQPLEIRDDVEVDDPHLGEVQVRIAASGVCHSDLSARDGVMLMPTPVVLGHEGAGVVEKVGPGVTRFRPGDHVLVSWVPQCGTCYLCERRQGHLCEAATITLAAGGLLDGTTRLRSRHAPLHQMAASGTFGELAVVPETGVVKLPDDLDLKLAALLGCSVLTGVGAVLNTAHVAEGDTVAVLGCGGVGLNVVQGARIAGAARIIAVDTNPAKLALAASFGATHAVDASRHDAVAGVMDLTDQRGADVAFEVVGTQRTIDQAVTMARRGGHAVLVGVPAMDVTVTVPAFFGVVLAGKTISGCWYGSSNIRQDVPRLLRLYRAGRLDLEGLVSRTIGLSEVNDALDALGTGDLARSVIVHDAPPA; via the coding sequence ATGGTCCGGGCCGCCGTCCTCACCGCCCTCGGGCAGCCCCTCGAGATCCGCGACGACGTCGAGGTCGACGATCCCCATCTCGGCGAGGTCCAGGTGCGCATCGCCGCGTCGGGCGTGTGCCACTCAGATCTGTCGGCCCGCGACGGCGTGATGCTGATGCCCACACCCGTCGTCCTCGGCCACGAGGGTGCCGGGGTGGTCGAGAAGGTGGGCCCGGGCGTCACCCGGTTCCGGCCCGGCGACCACGTCCTCGTGTCGTGGGTGCCGCAGTGCGGGACCTGCTACCTCTGCGAGCGCCGCCAGGGCCACCTGTGCGAGGCGGCGACCATCACCCTGGCCGCCGGCGGCCTGCTCGACGGGACCACCAGGCTGCGCTCCCGCCACGCGCCCCTGCACCAGATGGCCGCCAGCGGCACCTTCGGCGAGCTGGCCGTGGTACCCGAGACCGGCGTGGTGAAGCTGCCCGACGACCTCGACCTGAAGCTGGCGGCGCTGCTCGGATGCTCGGTGCTCACGGGCGTGGGCGCCGTATTGAACACCGCCCACGTGGCCGAAGGCGACACGGTGGCGGTGCTCGGCTGTGGCGGCGTCGGGCTCAACGTGGTCCAGGGTGCCCGCATCGCCGGGGCCGCCCGCATCATCGCAGTGGACACCAATCCGGCCAAGCTCGCGCTCGCCGCCTCCTTCGGCGCCACCCACGCGGTGGACGCGTCGCGCCACGACGCCGTCGCAGGGGTCATGGACCTCACCGACCAGCGTGGTGCCGACGTGGCCTTCGAGGTCGTGGGGACCCAGCGCACGATCGACCAGGCGGTCACCATGGCGCGCCGCGGGGGCCATGCCGTGCTGGTGGGCGTTCCCGCCATGGACGTCACCGTCACCGTCCCCGCCTTCTTCGGCGTCGTCCTGGCCGGGAAGACGATCTCGGGATGCTGGTACGGCTCGTCGAACATCCGGCAGGACGTGCCGAGACTGCTCCGCCTCTACCGGGCGGGCCGCCTCGACCTGGAGGGACTGGTGTCACGCACCATCGGCCTCTCCGAGGTCAACGACGCCCTGGACGCCCTCGGCACGGGCGACCTCGCCCGGTCCGTCATCGTCCACGACGCACCGCCGGCGTAG